One segment of Pseudobythopirellula maris DNA contains the following:
- the sthA gene encoding Si-specific NAD(P)(+) transhydrogenase, with the protein MRYDLAVIGSGPGGQKAAIAAAKLGKRVAIVERRKELVGGVCLHTGTIPSKTMREAILHLTGFRQREVYGDQYRHRASITMDALRQKLEQVSRNEWEVIQDQFDRNGVDTYFGEASFLSPNKLELDDGEATQVVEADHVLIATGTRPARPDHIPFDGRNVFDSDEFLDLDRIPRSMVVVGGGVIGIEYGLMFATLGVRVTVIDGRDRLLDFCDREIVDSLVYHGRSLGVAFRLGEAVSEVRKVREGVVAVELESGKRILGETVLFSVGRQGDSDRLKLGAAGLDPDNRGRLKCSEAFQTEVPHIYAVGDVVGFPALASASMEQGRQAVCHMFGVPCPPSGEIPYGLFTVPEISLIGKTEQQLTADHAPYEMGIARFSEIARGHITGDKTGMLKLLFHRETLQLLGVHAIGEAATEIVHIGQAVMSFGGTIEYFRDAVFNYPTMAECYKVAALDGLNKLAAYNCESHDESGGETGGEQQVCVPPELGAVDLPTAEPVAVG; encoded by the coding sequence ATGCGTTACGACTTGGCGGTAATCGGCAGCGGGCCCGGCGGACAGAAGGCGGCCATCGCCGCGGCGAAGCTCGGCAAGCGGGTTGCGATCGTCGAACGCCGCAAGGAGCTAGTCGGCGGCGTCTGCCTGCACACCGGCACGATCCCGTCGAAGACCATGCGCGAGGCGATCCTCCACCTCACCGGCTTCCGCCAACGCGAGGTCTACGGCGACCAATACCGCCACCGCGCGTCGATCACAATGGACGCCCTGCGTCAGAAGCTCGAGCAGGTCAGCCGCAACGAGTGGGAAGTGATCCAGGACCAGTTCGACCGCAACGGCGTCGACACTTACTTCGGCGAGGCGAGCTTCCTGTCGCCCAACAAGCTGGAGCTCGACGACGGCGAGGCCACCCAGGTGGTCGAGGCCGATCACGTGCTGATCGCCACGGGCACACGCCCGGCGCGACCCGACCACATACCGTTCGACGGCCGCAACGTCTTCGACTCCGACGAGTTCTTGGACCTCGACCGCATCCCGCGCTCGATGGTCGTCGTGGGCGGCGGCGTGATCGGCATCGAGTACGGGCTGATGTTCGCCACGCTCGGCGTGCGCGTGACGGTGATCGACGGCCGCGATCGGCTGCTCGATTTCTGCGACCGCGAGATCGTCGACTCGCTCGTCTACCACGGCCGCTCGCTCGGCGTGGCGTTCCGCCTCGGCGAGGCGGTGAGCGAGGTCCGCAAGGTCCGCGAGGGCGTCGTCGCGGTGGAGCTCGAAAGCGGCAAACGCATCCTCGGCGAGACCGTTCTCTTCAGTGTCGGCCGTCAGGGCGACAGCGACCGACTCAAGCTCGGCGCCGCCGGGCTCGACCCCGACAACCGCGGCCGGCTGAAGTGCAGCGAGGCGTTCCAGACCGAGGTCCCCCACATCTACGCCGTCGGCGACGTGGTCGGCTTCCCCGCCCTGGCCAGCGCGTCGATGGAGCAGGGCCGCCAGGCCGTCTGCCACATGTTCGGCGTCCCCTGCCCGCCGTCGGGCGAAATCCCTTACGGCCTGTTCACCGTGCCGGAGATCTCGCTCATCGGCAAGACCGAGCAGCAGCTCACCGCCGACCACGCGCCGTACGAGATGGGCATCGCCCGTTTCTCGGAGATCGCCCGCGGCCACATCACGGGCGACAAGACCGGCATGCTCAAGCTGCTCTTCCACCGCGAAACGCTCCAGCTGCTCGGCGTCCACGCCATCGGCGAGGCGGCCACCGAGATCGTGCACATCGGCCAAGCCGTGATGAGCTTCGGCGGCACGATCGAGTACTTCCGCGACGCGGTTTTCAACTACCCCACGATGGCGGAGTGCTACAAGGTCGCCGCGCTCGACGGCCTCAACAAACTGGCCGCTTACAACTGCGAGTCGCACGACGAGTCCGGCGGTGAGACCGGCGGCGAGCAACAAGTTTGCGTGCCGCCTGAACTCGGTGCAGTCGACCTGCCAACGGCCGAGCCCGTCGCCGTTGGCTGA
- a CDS encoding pectate lyase family protein, which yields MPKNHRFPTACLALAMALLIPCQAFGQAAGATVQEPEPGMAPPLPFVMPYGVPAFPGAWGGGMFTTGGRGGKVIAVTSLSNSGPGSLREALEAEGPRIVVFRVAGVIELESNLEINHPNITIAGQSAPGDGVCLAYASLDINTHNVVVRHLRVRRGLTSGGQGSDNIGGHPEHHVIVDHCTASWGRDENLSLYRRMAPMPDPNEPGKITRVKGPVSNLTIQYCISSEGMKPGHEFGGTWGGVDSTFHHNLFACNTGRNPSIGMSGEFDYRNNVIFNWRHRTMDGGDETSLINVINNYYKPGPATNDNMLSTIARIEQRDMYSPSSRFRGDWYPQTDKRAGKWYVAGNLVEGHADVTADNWKGMKIEGSAQDLEHARVHTPFEGWPVNQQTATEAFEDVLAKAGATLPRRDPVDKRVVQMVRSGEVTHRNGIVSDPDQVGGYPEYAADENEIPADQDGDGMPDAWEKKHGLDPASASDGSQDSDNDGYTNVEEYLNGTDPTEKVDYTDLANNVDTIS from the coding sequence GTGCCGAAGAACCATCGATTCCCCACGGCTTGTCTCGCGTTGGCTATGGCGTTGCTCATCCCCTGCCAGGCGTTCGGCCAAGCAGCGGGCGCCACGGTGCAAGAGCCCGAGCCCGGCATGGCCCCGCCCCTGCCCTTCGTCATGCCTTACGGCGTACCCGCCTTCCCCGGCGCGTGGGGCGGCGGCATGTTCACCACCGGCGGACGCGGCGGCAAGGTGATCGCGGTTACCAGCCTCAGCAACAGCGGACCGGGCAGCCTGCGCGAAGCGCTCGAGGCCGAGGGCCCGCGCATCGTGGTCTTCCGCGTGGCGGGCGTCATCGAACTCGAGTCGAACCTCGAGATCAATCACCCGAACATCACGATCGCCGGCCAGTCGGCCCCCGGCGACGGCGTTTGCTTGGCGTACGCCTCGCTCGACATCAACACGCACAACGTCGTCGTGCGCCACCTGCGCGTGCGGCGCGGTCTCACCTCCGGCGGCCAAGGCTCGGACAACATCGGCGGCCACCCCGAGCACCACGTGATCGTCGACCACTGCACCGCCAGTTGGGGACGCGACGAGAACCTGTCGCTCTACCGCCGCATGGCCCCGATGCCCGACCCCAACGAGCCCGGCAAGATCACGCGGGTCAAAGGCCCCGTGAGCAACCTCACGATCCAGTACTGCATCTCGAGCGAAGGCATGAAACCGGGCCACGAGTTCGGCGGCACCTGGGGCGGGGTCGATTCGACCTTCCACCACAACCTGTTCGCCTGCAACACCGGGCGCAACCCGTCGATCGGCATGAGCGGCGAGTTCGACTACCGAAACAACGTTATCTTCAACTGGCGCCACCGCACGATGGACGGCGGCGACGAGACCTCGCTAATCAACGTCATCAATAACTACTACAAGCCCGGCCCGGCGACCAACGACAACATGCTCAGCACGATCGCCCGCATCGAGCAACGCGACATGTACTCGCCCAGCAGCCGATTCCGGGGCGACTGGTACCCCCAAACCGACAAACGAGCGGGCAAGTGGTACGTGGCCGGCAACCTCGTCGAGGGCCACGCCGACGTGACGGCCGACAACTGGAAGGGCATGAAGATCGAGGGCAGCGCCCAAGACCTAGAGCACGCCCGCGTTCACACCCCCTTCGAGGGCTGGCCGGTCAACCAGCAGACCGCCACGGAAGCCTTTGAAGATGTCCTCGCCAAGGCGGGCGCCACGCTCCCGCGTCGCGACCCCGTCGACAAACGCGTCGTCCAGATGGTCCGCTCCGGCGAGGTGACCCACCGCAACGGCATCGTCAGCGATCCCGACCAGGTTGGCGGCTACCCCGAGTACGCCGCCGACGAGAACGAGATCCCAGCCGACCAAGACGGCGACGGCATGCCGGACGCCTGGGAAAAGAAGCACGGCCTCGACCCCGCCTCCGCTTCCGACGGCAGCCAAGACTCCGACAACGACGGCTACACCAACGTCGAGGAGTACCTCAACGGCACCGACCCGACCGAGAAGGTCGACTACACGGATCTGGCGAACAACGTCGACACGATCAGCTGA
- a CDS encoding 4a-hydroxytetrahydrobiopterin dehydratase → MTVRTTEELVGKKCLPCEGGVQPCSPQEARDQLKQLGDWRLTDDAKRIRREWVVENFMAGMRFFEACAELAEEDGHHPDLHLEGYRNVSVELWTHAIGGLSENDFILAAKIDRLPIELKQ, encoded by the coding sequence ATGACGGTACGAACCACCGAGGAACTGGTCGGAAAGAAATGCCTGCCCTGCGAGGGTGGCGTGCAGCCGTGCAGCCCTCAAGAAGCGCGTGACCAGCTGAAGCAGCTGGGCGACTGGCGGCTGACAGACGACGCAAAGCGCATCCGTCGTGAATGGGTAGTTGAGAACTTCATGGCTGGCATGAGGTTCTTCGAGGCGTGCGCTGAGCTCGCTGAGGAGGACGGGCACCACCCCGACCTGCACCTAGAAGGGTATCGCAACGTGTCCGTCGAACTGTGGACCCACGCCATTGGCGGGCTGAGCGAAAACGACTTCATCCTGGCGGCCAAGATCGACCGCTTGCCAATTGAACTCAAGCAGTAA
- a CDS encoding PSP1 domain-containing protein, whose translation MPKYVVRHGSMRSLGVFSTRSRDTYARGHQVIARTSRGLETGEVLCEASEHVLSQMKAPKGGQILRLASTEDEVEIRRMGVQQATERELSEQKSAELGLELKVVDVERLYGGERVVIYYLADERVDFRDLVKILAKEFQTRVEMCQIGVRDEAKLLADYGDCGKPVCCNTHLSDMPPVSMKMAKLQKATLDPTKISGRCGRLKCCLRYEYDTYRDMQRELPRVGAQILTNNGRAKVLSQQILSGELLVQTEDSRRVVIHSSDVLTVLETPKESGGAKGGPKSGGASKGGGAKGGGAGKQAAKSEAGADKPKPKPPASSDKPVAQEKPVAPEKSDDRSPSTPPGEPPASPDGGNRDPEPNA comes from the coding sequence ATGCCCAAATACGTTGTCCGCCACGGTTCGATGCGTAGCCTCGGGGTTTTCTCAACCCGGTCGCGCGACACGTACGCGCGTGGCCACCAAGTGATCGCACGCACGAGCCGCGGTTTAGAGACCGGCGAGGTGTTGTGCGAGGCCTCCGAGCATGTGCTATCGCAAATGAAGGCGCCCAAGGGGGGCCAAATCTTGCGGCTCGCCTCGACCGAAGACGAGGTCGAGATCCGCCGGATGGGTGTGCAGCAAGCCACCGAGCGGGAGCTCAGCGAGCAGAAATCCGCCGAGCTCGGTCTCGAGCTCAAAGTGGTCGATGTCGAACGCCTCTACGGCGGCGAGCGGGTGGTCATCTACTACCTGGCCGACGAACGGGTCGACTTCCGCGACTTGGTAAAGATCCTCGCCAAGGAGTTTCAGACCCGGGTCGAGATGTGCCAGATCGGCGTTCGCGACGAGGCGAAGCTGCTGGCCGATTACGGCGACTGCGGCAAGCCGGTCTGCTGCAACACGCACCTGAGCGACATGCCGCCCGTATCGATGAAGATGGCGAAGCTGCAGAAGGCGACGCTCGACCCGACCAAGATCTCCGGCCGTTGCGGCCGTCTGAAGTGCTGTTTGCGGTACGAGTACGACACGTATCGCGACATGCAGCGCGAGCTTCCTCGAGTGGGCGCCCAGATTCTGACCAACAACGGCCGGGCGAAGGTGCTCTCACAGCAGATCCTCTCCGGCGAGCTGCTGGTTCAGACCGAAGACTCCCGGCGGGTCGTGATCCACAGCTCCGACGTGCTGACCGTGCTGGAGACTCCCAAAGAAAGTGGCGGGGCCAAGGGCGGGCCGAAAAGCGGCGGCGCCTCGAAGGGGGGCGGCGCCAAGGGTGGCGGCGCCGGCAAGCAGGCCGCCAAAAGCGAGGCGGGGGCCGACAAGCCCAAGCCAAAACCGCCCGCCTCCTCGGATAAACCAGTCGCACAGGAAAAGCCCGTCGCCCCTGAGAAATCAGACGACCGGTCTCCATCCACGCCGCCCGGGGAGCCGCCGGCGAGTCCCGATGGCGGGAATCGCGATCCTGAGCCAAACGCTTGA
- a CDS encoding YhdH/YhfP family quinone oxidoreductase: MTTTPRFPAFLVRDTPEGAAGSVEWLGRDDLPAGEVLIEVGYSSLNYKDALASRGNKGVAPSLPHVPGIDCAGVVVESSSDTVSAGDEVLVTGYDLGGASWGGWSGLVRVPAEWVVPMPAGLDARAAMIYGTAGFTAAQCVTAVSDRVAPEAGDVVVTGATGGVGVLAVAILSKIGYRVTAVTGKSEQEAMLRELGASAVVGREAVVDESGRPMLKEKWSAAVDTVGGATLATLLRSTAHRGVVAACGLVGGAELPLTVYPFILRGVTLAGIDSAKCPREPRLEMWRRLAGDWRVELPAKMITEITLDGVAGRVEEILSGQVAGRTLVLPTRSSAA; encoded by the coding sequence GTGACGACCACCCCACGCTTCCCCGCTTTCCTAGTCCGCGACACACCCGAAGGAGCCGCCGGTTCGGTCGAGTGGCTCGGGCGTGACGACCTGCCCGCCGGCGAGGTGCTGATCGAGGTCGGCTACTCCTCGCTCAACTACAAAGACGCGCTGGCCAGCCGTGGCAACAAGGGCGTTGCTCCGAGCCTGCCCCACGTGCCGGGGATCGACTGTGCGGGCGTTGTCGTCGAGAGTTCGTCGGACACAGTATCGGCGGGCGACGAAGTGCTGGTCACCGGCTACGACCTGGGCGGCGCGTCGTGGGGCGGTTGGTCGGGCCTGGTGCGTGTGCCTGCCGAGTGGGTCGTTCCGATGCCCGCCGGGCTCGATGCGCGCGCCGCGATGATCTACGGCACGGCCGGCTTTACCGCCGCGCAGTGCGTGACGGCGGTCAGCGATCGGGTGGCGCCCGAGGCGGGCGACGTGGTCGTGACCGGCGCCACGGGGGGAGTGGGCGTGCTGGCCGTGGCGATCTTGTCAAAGATCGGCTACCGCGTCACGGCGGTGACCGGCAAGTCGGAACAAGAAGCCATGCTGCGCGAGCTGGGGGCTAGTGCGGTCGTGGGGCGTGAGGCGGTGGTCGACGAGAGCGGCCGGCCGATGCTCAAAGAAAAATGGTCGGCGGCGGTCGACACGGTCGGCGGCGCCACCCTCGCCACGCTGCTGCGCAGCACGGCGCACCGCGGCGTTGTGGCGGCCTGCGGACTGGTCGGCGGGGCCGAGTTGCCGCTGACCGTTTACCCTTTCATCCTGCGCGGGGTCACGCTTGCCGGCATCGATTCGGCCAAATGCCCCCGCGAGCCGCGGCTGGAAATGTGGCGCCGGCTGGCGGGCGACTGGCGGGTCGAACTACCCGCGAAGATGATCACCGAGATCACCCTCGACGGCGTGGCGGGGCGTGTGGAGGAGATCCTCTCCGGCCAAGTCGCGGGGCGGACGCTCGTTCTGCCGACTCGGTCTAGCGCGGCGTGA
- a CDS encoding BON domain-containing protein — translation MNDALIVHQAEKKLGSSSHLFLRHVRCDAQRGVLTLDGTVPSFYLKQTAQSLVEHVDGVNQIVNELVVVNPYGVSSEPMRQKPVASAGY, via the coding sequence ATGAATGACGCACTGATCGTGCATCAAGCCGAAAAGAAACTCGGCTCGAGCTCCCATCTTTTCTTGCGCCACGTGCGTTGCGACGCTCAACGTGGCGTGCTCACACTCGACGGCACCGTGCCTAGCTTCTATCTGAAGCAGACCGCGCAGAGTCTGGTCGAGCACGTTGACGGTGTGAATCAGATCGTCAACGAACTGGTCGTGGTCAACCCTTACGGGGTGAGCAGCGAGCCGATGCGGCAGAAGCCGGTGGCCTCCGCGGGCTACTGA
- a CDS encoding Minf_1886 family protein encodes MSHRTMLDPKHPLAELLRRDDRYHFDAYVFVFDALRYAQEKLGLGAPVESSDEDEAADDENPFEQAGDEEGMEPERHVTGQDLCRAIQGYAIDRYGLMAQSVLGHWGVRTTGDFGEIVFNLIDIGQMRKTDSDRREDFDDVYDFAEALGQKQVFAVGAAGADHDEERHS; translated from the coding sequence GTGTCTCACCGAACCATGCTCGATCCGAAGCACCCGTTGGCCGAATTGCTCAGGCGCGACGACCGCTACCACTTCGACGCTTACGTGTTCGTGTTCGACGCCTTGCGCTACGCTCAGGAGAAGCTCGGTCTCGGCGCCCCGGTCGAGAGCAGCGACGAAGACGAGGCGGCCGACGACGAAAACCCGTTCGAGCAAGCCGGCGACGAGGAGGGCATGGAGCCCGAACGCCACGTGACCGGCCAAGACCTCTGTCGGGCGATCCAGGGCTATGCGATCGACCGCTACGGACTGATGGCCCAGAGCGTGCTTGGCCATTGGGGAGTGCGCACCACGGGGGATTTCGGTGAGATCGTCTTCAACCTGATCGACATCGGTCAGATGCGCAAGACCGATAGCGACCGCCGTGAGGACTTCGACGACGTTTACGACTTCGCCGAGGCGTTGGGACAAAAGCAGGTGTTCGCCGTTGGCGCCGCCGGCGCCGACCACGACGAGGAACGCCACTCTTGA
- a CDS encoding prenyltransferase/squalene oxidase repeat-containing protein — protein sequence MTFSPATRTRRFALALFACTLAASTMVAPAMATPDGLGDCVDRAIGFLRSSQAEDGSFSSHAGPAITALVATGLMENGRSPSDPMVSKAVDYVVRFANEDGSISSPQSTHRNYETCVAVQCLKATGDTKHKPLLDAAEKFLKGLQWDEEEGHGPTSTSYGGAGYGNHRRPDLSNTSFLIEALHELGTEADDPAMQKALAFVSRAQNLETEHNTTPFADKVNDGGFYYTPAAGGSSQAGETASGGLRSYGSMTYAGLKSMIFAGLDQDDPRVAAALKWIGASYTLAENPGMGTSGLYYYYHTFAKALDAAGESVVVDADGEEHDWRQDLVTKLAELQKEDGSWINANERWLEADPNLSTSYCLLALAHCRGE from the coding sequence ATGACCTTTTCACCTGCTACTCGCACGCGGCGTTTTGCGCTCGCCTTGTTCGCTTGCACGCTAGCCGCATCGACGATGGTCGCCCCGGCGATGGCGACTCCCGACGGCCTTGGCGACTGCGTCGACCGGGCGATCGGTTTCCTGCGCAGCTCGCAGGCCGAGGACGGCTCGTTCAGCAGCCACGCCGGCCCGGCGATCACGGCGCTCGTGGCCACAGGTCTGATGGAGAACGGCCGCAGCCCGAGCGACCCGATGGTCTCCAAGGCGGTGGATTACGTTGTGCGATTCGCCAACGAGGACGGCAGCATCAGCTCGCCGCAATCGACGCACCGCAACTACGAGACCTGCGTGGCGGTCCAGTGCCTCAAGGCGACCGGCGACACGAAACACAAGCCGCTGCTCGACGCCGCCGAGAAGTTCCTCAAGGGCCTGCAGTGGGACGAGGAAGAGGGCCACGGCCCGACGAGCACCAGCTACGGCGGCGCCGGCTACGGCAACCACCGCCGGCCCGACCTGTCGAACACGTCGTTCCTGATCGAGGCGCTCCACGAGCTCGGCACAGAGGCCGACGACCCGGCGATGCAGAAGGCGTTGGCGTTCGTCAGCCGCGCCCAGAACCTCGAGACCGAGCACAACACCACGCCGTTCGCCGATAAGGTGAACGACGGCGGCTTCTACTACACCCCGGCGGCCGGCGGCTCGAGCCAGGCGGGCGAGACGGCCAGCGGCGGCCTGCGCAGCTACGGCTCGATGACCTACGCGGGCCTGAAGAGCATGATCTTCGCCGGCCTCGACCAGGACGACCCGCGCGTCGCGGCCGCGTTGAAGTGGATCGGCGCGAGCTACACGCTCGCCGAGAACCCCGGCATGGGAACGAGCGGGCTCTACTACTACTACCACACGTTCGCCAAGGCCTTAGACGCGGCCGGCGAGTCGGTCGTGGTCGACGCCGACGGCGAAGAGCACGACTGGCGCCAAGATCTCGTCACCAAGCTTGCCGAGCTGCAGAAGGAAGACGGCAGTTGGATCAACGCCAACGAGCGCTGGCTCGAAGCCGACCCCAACCTGTCGACGTCGTACTGCTTGCTGGCGCTGGCGCACTGCCGCGGCGAGTGA
- a CDS encoding response regulator transcription factor, producing the protein MRHRLDAEAYSAQLGVSKFLTPSMADPESLISRFNSSTSFSHKVLLTDDPRLARAANTSYMPVVWLVDPADKSAVQSKHSPKSYKTVHRVSRRCGWRTLEAALNRCADSTTSADGSEAADSLDPLNGLTRREREVLALVGQGMSVRECAEALSIAESTIDNHKYRLMKKLGVKKSLELIRIALRNGVIEL; encoded by the coding sequence ATGCGTCACCGACTCGACGCGGAGGCGTATAGCGCCCAACTCGGCGTATCGAAATTTTTGACCCCTTCGATGGCCGATCCCGAGTCGCTCATCTCGCGATTCAACTCTTCTACGTCGTTTAGCCACAAGGTGTTGCTGACCGACGACCCGCGATTGGCTCGCGCGGCCAATACGTCTTACATGCCGGTCGTTTGGCTCGTTGACCCGGCCGACAAATCTGCCGTGCAGAGCAAGCACAGCCCCAAATCGTACAAGACGGTTCACCGTGTCTCGCGTCGCTGTGGTTGGAGGACCCTCGAGGCTGCCCTGAACCGGTGCGCCGACTCTACGACATCTGCCGATGGCTCCGAGGCCGCCGATTCGCTCGACCCGCTCAACGGCCTCACACGCCGCGAGCGGGAGGTGCTCGCCCTAGTGGGGCAGGGCATGTCGGTCCGTGAATGCGCCGAGGCGCTCTCGATCGCCGAGAGCACGATCGACAACCACAAGTACCGGCTGATGAAGAAGCTGGGCGTCAAGAAATCGCTCGAGCTGATCCGCATCGCCCTCCGTAATGGGGTAATCGAGCTATAA
- a CDS encoding serpin family protein, giving the protein MLVRQLFCGLLLFAVASPATAQLDGFREPIPTHQRGALPDATTGAVTGLNSFGYDLFSQLKASDNALISPLSITTAFGMAYAGAAGGTAHEMERVFGFSSDTHVGLGSLIADLNTERDGREMRIANRVFAQEGLHLKPGFEAINRDSYESPIERLNFYVDTEASREHINDWVEEQTNDRIKDLLPGGSVTQDTRVVLTNAVYLNSLWKHEFLEQSTRDRDFTLGDGSVATASMMHQTDTFRYGEFDGYQMLEMPYAGDDLSMVVILPDEADGLKELVDAYDEERLESDFDSLSHEQVRVAFPKFEYEATMSLKNPLVEMGLTESFSNGADFSNLADGSFAISDVLHKTFIDVSESGTEAAAATAIAIGLTSVLPDPPEPKEFTADQSFLFAIRDNHSDALMFLGQLTDPSSDKVVMSYETTSTVPEPSAWLMAMAALACCTGSRRSS; this is encoded by the coding sequence ATGCTAGTCCGCCAATTGTTCTGTGGCCTGCTGCTATTCGCCGTGGCCTCTCCGGCAACGGCCCAGCTCGATGGGTTCCGCGAGCCAATACCGACCCACCAGCGGGGCGCTTTGCCCGACGCAACCACCGGGGCGGTGACCGGGCTGAATTCTTTCGGCTACGATCTCTTCAGCCAGCTGAAGGCGAGCGACAACGCCTTGATCTCGCCGCTGAGCATCACCACCGCTTTCGGCATGGCCTACGCCGGAGCGGCAGGCGGCACGGCCCATGAAATGGAGCGGGTCTTTGGCTTCTCATCCGACACGCACGTCGGCCTTGGGTCGCTGATCGCCGACCTGAACACCGAGCGTGACGGGCGCGAGATGCGGATTGCCAACCGCGTCTTTGCGCAAGAAGGGCTTCATCTCAAGCCCGGATTCGAAGCGATCAATCGCGACTCTTACGAGTCGCCGATCGAGCGGCTCAACTTTTACGTCGACACCGAGGCGTCGCGCGAGCACATCAACGACTGGGTCGAAGAGCAAACCAACGACCGCATCAAGGACCTGCTCCCTGGAGGTTCGGTCACTCAAGACACCAGGGTGGTGCTCACCAACGCGGTCTACTTGAACAGCCTGTGGAAACACGAGTTCCTCGAGCAGAGCACGCGCGATCGTGACTTCACTCTTGGCGATGGCTCGGTAGCGACCGCCTCGATGATGCACCAGACCGACACCTTCCGCTACGGCGAGTTCGACGGCTACCAGATGCTCGAGATGCCATACGCGGGCGACGACCTATCGATGGTCGTCATCCTGCCCGACGAGGCGGATGGTCTCAAGGAACTGGTGGATGCTTACGATGAGGAGCGGCTCGAGTCCGACTTCGATTCGTTGTCTCATGAACAGGTGAGAGTCGCCTTCCCGAAGTTCGAGTACGAGGCGACGATGTCGCTCAAAAATCCGCTTGTCGAGATGGGCCTGACCGAATCCTTTAGCAACGGCGCCGACTTCTCGAACCTCGCCGACGGCAGTTTCGCCATCAGCGACGTGCTGCACAAAACGTTCATCGACGTCAGCGAGAGCGGCACGGAAGCGGCCGCCGCCACGGCGATCGCTATCGGGTTGACCTCGGTGTTGCCCGATCCGCCGGAGCCCAAGGAGTTCACGGCCGACCAGTCTTTTCTGTTCGCGATCCGCGACAACCACAGCGACGCATTGATGTTCCTCGGACAACTGACCGACCCGTCATCCGACAAGGTCGTTATGAGTTACGAGACCACGAGCACGGTTCCTGAACCGAGTGCTTGGCTCATGGCGATGGCGGCGCTCGCCTGCTGCACCGGCAGCCGACGCTCAAGCTGA